The following are from one region of the Nicotiana tabacum cultivar K326 chromosome 3, ASM71507v2, whole genome shotgun sequence genome:
- the LOC107813139 gene encoding uncharacterized protein LOC107813139 isoform X1: protein MKFFIGKASTLHSHHHQFLLYIISPQSNYINKYYPNFITKRWLNTGTESTQSEFPGPNAYELLGVSETSSFAEIKDSFRKLAKETHPDLLPLSTPNSSSTSKQFVDILAAYEILSDSEKRAHYDQYLSARKTLVHVHSRQGSKMCMYESYSTSIKEMEVVEWLKWYRQTVNDILAEKRVVSGSGYFDALERDFYSALHLAFYGPEIESDLLPECFEAEERSVYETAEVLHLVFGRDLFGMVCFAKNVPELSHASREKLTSFTPGLGHSIENLPMKMHPETAHTGSDQRQLRSSNYHTSDAYRNLELHVGRRLVAVATRVPPRSRSNGIQNEGFDDCIHVYLNSDEVQRFSKSNFINFGLKSAVPLGMITGLGTSPEEGSCDVYDNNGLKTHVIMKHRTLLVRHMHWYRLGDEVSTCECRCRRARLPPSKFWLFEPRCGMHDIGGWYVETFGRDKKGRNVLSQRYWDRLGANDHFEKRLHPAMYLLALAYRTLDIEDSRRSKQRMKDLVESNISRILSWCKRLVH, encoded by the exons ATGAAATTCTTCATCGGAAAGGCCTCTACTCTTCactctcatcatcatcaatttctgcTTTATATAATTTCACCTCAATCAAATTATATAAACAAATATTATCCCAATTTTATTACAAAGCGGTGGCTCAATACTGGGACCGAGTCGACTCAATCCGAGTTCCCGGGACCCAACGCGTACGAGCTACTAGGTGTATCCGAAACAAGCTCTTTTGCTGAAATCAAAGACTCTTTTCGTAAATTGGCTAAGGAGACTCACCCTGACCTCCTCCCTCTTTCCACGCCCAATTCCTCCTCTACTTCCAAGCAATTCGTTGACATACTTGCTGCTTATGAG ATTCTATCCGATTCTGAGAAGAGAGCGCATTATGACCAGTACCTCTCAGCTCGAAAAACACTTGTTCATGTGCATTCTAGACAAGGTTCAAAAATGTGCATGTATGAATCATATAGCACATCAATCAAGGAGATGGAAGTTGTTGAATGGTTAAAGTGGTATAGACAAACAGTAAATGACATATTGGCTGAAAAAAGGGTAGTATCTGGATCAGGCTATTTTGATGCACTGGAAAGAGATTTCTACTCAGCATTACATTTAGCATTCTACGGCCCTGAAATTGAGTCAGATCTCCTTCCTGAGTGTTTTGAAGCTGAGGAGAGATCAGTATATGAAACAGCTGAGGTTCTGCACCTGGTGTTCGGGCGAGATCTTTTTGGGATGGTCTGTTTCGCCAAAAATGTCCCCGAACTGTCACATGCTTCTAGGGAAAAACTAACATCCTTTACGCCGGGCTTGGGTCATTCCATTGAGAATCTCCCCATGAAAATGCATCCGGAGACAGCTCATACTGGTTCTGATCAAAGGCAATTGAGAAGTTCTAATTACCATACATCAGATGCATACAGAAACTTGGAATTGCATGTTGGAAGGAGGCTTGTTGCTGTGGCCACAAGAGTTCCACCTAGGAGTAGATCTAATGGGATACAGAATGAGGGGTTTGATGACTGCATTCATGTTTACCTCAATTCAGATGAAGTCCAAAGATTTTCTAAAAGTAACTTTATAAACTTCGGATTGAAATCTGCCGTTCCACTGGGAATGATAACAGGGTTGGGGACCAGTCCTGAAGAAGGTTCTTGCGATGTTTATGACAACAATGGCCTAAAAACCCATGTGATTATGAAGCATCGAACATTACTG GTAAGACACATGCACTGGTATCGATTAGGAGATGAAGTATCAACCTGTGAGTGCAGATGCCGCAGAGCTAGGCTACCTCCGAGCAA ATTTTGGCTATTTGAACCTCGATGTGGCATGCATGACATTGGAGGTTGGTATGTGGAGACGTTTGGAAGAGATAAGAAAGGTCGAAATGTACTATCTCAGAGGTATTGGGATCGCTTAGGGGCAAATGATCACTTTGAGAA GAGACTGCATCCAGCAATGTACTTGCTTGCCCTTGCCTACAGGACTCTAGATATTGAAGATTCAAGGAGAAGTAAACAGAGAATGAAGGATCTTGTGGAATCAAACATATCTAGAATTCTCAGCTGGTGCAAGAGACTAGTACACTGA
- the LOC107813139 gene encoding uncharacterized protein LOC107813139 isoform X2, which translates to MKFFIGKASTLHSHHHQFLLYIISPQSNYINKYYPNFITKRWLNTGTESTQSEFPGPNAYELLGVSETSSFAEIKDSFRKLAKETHPDLLPLSTPNSSSTSKQFVDILAAYEILSDSEKRAHYDQYLSARKTLVHVHSRQGSKMCMYESYSTSIKEMEVVEWLKWYRQTVNDILAEKRVVSGSGYFDALERDFYSALHLAFYGPEIESDLLPECFEAEERSVYETAEVLHLVFGRDLFGMVCFAKNVPELSHASREKLTSFTPGLGHSIENLPMKMHPETAHTGSDQRQLRSSNYHTSDAYRNLELHVGRRLVAVATRVPPRSRSNGIQNEGFDDCIHVYLNSDEVQRFSKSNFINFGLKSAVPLGMITGLGTSPEEGSCDVYDNNGLKTHVIMKHRTLLGFDRRSGLSTSDVLLYLQAFSL; encoded by the exons ATGAAATTCTTCATCGGAAAGGCCTCTACTCTTCactctcatcatcatcaatttctgcTTTATATAATTTCACCTCAATCAAATTATATAAACAAATATTATCCCAATTTTATTACAAAGCGGTGGCTCAATACTGGGACCGAGTCGACTCAATCCGAGTTCCCGGGACCCAACGCGTACGAGCTACTAGGTGTATCCGAAACAAGCTCTTTTGCTGAAATCAAAGACTCTTTTCGTAAATTGGCTAAGGAGACTCACCCTGACCTCCTCCCTCTTTCCACGCCCAATTCCTCCTCTACTTCCAAGCAATTCGTTGACATACTTGCTGCTTATGAG ATTCTATCCGATTCTGAGAAGAGAGCGCATTATGACCAGTACCTCTCAGCTCGAAAAACACTTGTTCATGTGCATTCTAGACAAGGTTCAAAAATGTGCATGTATGAATCATATAGCACATCAATCAAGGAGATGGAAGTTGTTGAATGGTTAAAGTGGTATAGACAAACAGTAAATGACATATTGGCTGAAAAAAGGGTAGTATCTGGATCAGGCTATTTTGATGCACTGGAAAGAGATTTCTACTCAGCATTACATTTAGCATTCTACGGCCCTGAAATTGAGTCAGATCTCCTTCCTGAGTGTTTTGAAGCTGAGGAGAGATCAGTATATGAAACAGCTGAGGTTCTGCACCTGGTGTTCGGGCGAGATCTTTTTGGGATGGTCTGTTTCGCCAAAAATGTCCCCGAACTGTCACATGCTTCTAGGGAAAAACTAACATCCTTTACGCCGGGCTTGGGTCATTCCATTGAGAATCTCCCCATGAAAATGCATCCGGAGACAGCTCATACTGGTTCTGATCAAAGGCAATTGAGAAGTTCTAATTACCATACATCAGATGCATACAGAAACTTGGAATTGCATGTTGGAAGGAGGCTTGTTGCTGTGGCCACAAGAGTTCCACCTAGGAGTAGATCTAATGGGATACAGAATGAGGGGTTTGATGACTGCATTCATGTTTACCTCAATTCAGATGAAGTCCAAAGATTTTCTAAAAGTAACTTTATAAACTTCGGATTGAAATCTGCCGTTCCACTGGGAATGATAACAGGGTTGGGGACCAGTCCTGAAGAAGGTTCTTGCGATGTTTATGACAACAATGGCCTAAAAACCCATGTGATTATGAAGCATCGAACATTACTG GGTTTTGACAGGAGGTCTGGCTTATCTACAAGCGATGTCTTGTTGTACCTGCAAGCATTCTCCCTTTAA